One part of the Vicia villosa cultivar HV-30 ecotype Madison, WI linkage group LG6, Vvil1.0, whole genome shotgun sequence genome encodes these proteins:
- the LOC131614489 gene encoding F-box/FBD/LRR-repeat protein At3g14710-like encodes MDHSIIQFPSFVCLSSLTVLYLTALVNPMYITCYSSNQSKELTLKFPVLRQYHSHNCIWLDVKRVTIEAPLLEKVEISRQWVRSWPCDVSHAEIVIRASYITKYRYEGYISSETILLDAHVDKASISLTKSNVKSGQQMKNFFCKLFNINNLKCLTLIRGLAPLKPYLVDIPAFRMLSSLDICYSVTVELLLALLFKSPCLETLVLQAIESYTEPPNFAIVPECFLSTLKVVRFVNFAGGELELSFAKFVMENSQFLESISFSRYTLREEEIEKIKEKIFLVKRSFNIEYSAHSVTFKV; translated from the exons ATGGATCATTCTATCATCCAATTTCCGTCTTTTGTTTGTCTTTCATCCCTCACTGTACTATATTTGACTGCATTGGTAAATCCGATGTATATTACTTGTTACTCCTCCAACCAGTCCAAAGAGTTAACACTAAAATTCCCAGTTCTTAGACAATATCACTCACATAATTGCATTTGGTTAGATGTAAAACGTGTTACTATAGAAGCGCCTCTTCTTGAGAAGGTTGAAATAAGTCGTCAGTGGGTTAGGTCGTGGCCGTGTGATGTATCTCATGCTGAAATTGTGATTCGTGCTTCCTATATTACAAAATATCGTTATGAGGGTTATATATCGTCTGAGACCATTTTGCTAGATGCTCATGTTGATAAAGCCTCCATTTCTCTAACGAAATCGAACGTCAAGAGTGGGCAAcaaatgaagaattttttttgcaaacttttcaaTATTAATAATTTGAAATGTTTAACACTAATTCGG gGTCTTGCACCATTGAAACCTTATTTGGTTGATATTCCTGCATTTCGAATGCTCAGCTCCCTGGATATATGTTACTCTGTTACAGTTGAGCTTTTGTTAGCCTTACTTTTTAAATCACCATGTCTAGAGACTCTAGTTTTACAG GCAATAGAGTCTTACACAGAACCGCCGAATTTTGCAATCGTACCCGAATGTTTTCTATCTACTCTGAAAGTGGTAAGATTTGTAAATTTTGCTGGTGGTGAACTGGAGTTGAGTTTTGCTAAATTTGTTATGGAGAATAGCCAGTTTTTGGAGAGTATTAGTTTCTCTCGTTATACACTGCGCGAGgaagaaattgaaaaaattaaggagaaaatatttttagttaaGAGAAGTTTTAACATAGAATATTCAGCTCATTCCGTCACATTTAAAGTGTGA
- the LOC131614490 gene encoding uncharacterized protein LOC131614490 yields the protein MEFRSLRQFKDAILEHNMLNGRDIKFEKNDSNRCIVVCKDNKKCNYTILCSRVLSTATFRIKTLFDKHKCGRQFFNKSAKAEWVAKVIVDGLKNNSKMKLNEVVADIRSRYSTQIPGCRAFKTRQIARQIVEGDSSKQFSMLWSYGAELKRASAGNTFKINTAALAPGLRPRFERCYLCFDGTKKALTKTCRPFIELDGCHLKHRYGGIMLMAVGRDPNDQYFPVAFAVVKSETKDTWSWFMKLLIENIGDGRWCFISDQQKGLVQVIEEEYPSYEHGFCLRHLYANFKKKFGGGTLFRDLMMAAAKATYFEAHEAKMLMIKEAKLEAYEWLEAIPKNKWCKRAFPFFSKCDVLMNNLSESFNATILLQRDKPIITMLEWIRNYMMGRFATLTEKVERYKGQIMSKPLKRLDREIEKSAS from the exons ATGGAGTTTCGTTCCTTGAGACAATTTAAGGATGCAATACTTGAGCATAATATGTTAAATGGTAGGGATATCAAGTTTGAGAAAAATGACTCAAATAGATGTATAGTGGTTTGCAAGGATAATAAAAAATGTAACTACACAATTTTGTGTAGTAGAGTGTTATCTACTGCAACTTTTAGGATTAAAACACTCTTTGATAAACACAAGTGTGGAAGACAATTTTTTAACAAAAGTGCTAAGGCTGAATGGGTTGCTAAGGTTATTGTTGATGGGCTTAAGAACAATAGTAAGATGAAACTAAATGAGGTAGTGGCAGATATTAGATCAAGGTATTCCACACAAATTCCAGGATGCAGGGCCTTTAAGACTAGGCAAATTGCTAGACAAATAGTTGAGGGTGATTCAAGTAAGCAATTTAGCATGTTGTGGTCTTATGGTGCTGAATTGAAGAGGGCTTCAGCAGGCAATACTTTCAAAATCAACACAGCTGCTCTAGCTCCAGGTTTGAGGCCAAGATTTGAAAGGTGTTATCTTTGCTTTGATGGGACCAAGAAAGCTTTGACAAAAACATGTAGGCCCTTTATTGAATTGGATGGATGCCATTTGAAACATAGGTATGGTGGAATTATGTTGATGGCAGTGGGAAGAGATCCCAATGATCAGTATTTTCCAGTTGCTTTTGCTGTAGTTAAGAGTGAGACAAAAGACACATGGAGTTGGTTTATGAAGTTACTAATAGAGAACATTGGAGATGGCAGATGGTGTTTCAtatctgatcaacaaaag GGCCTGGTGCAAGTAATTGAAGAAGAGTACCCATCTTATGAACACGGATTCTGTTTGAGACACCTATATGCAAACTTCAAAAAGAAGTTTGGAGGAGGTACCTTGTTCAGAGATTTGATGATGGCAGCTGCTAAGGCTACCTATTTTGAGGCACATGAAGCAAAGATGCTAATGATCAAGGAGGCCAAATTGGAAGCTTATGAATGGTTAGAGGCAATTCCCAAGAACAAATGGTGTAAGCGTGCTTTCCCTTTTTTCTCAAAATGTGATGTCTTGATGAACAATTTAAGTGAGTCTTTTAATGCCACCATATTACTTCAAAGGGACAAGCCAATAATTACAATGCTAGAGTGGATTAGGAATTATATGATGGGTAGGTTTGCAACTCTTACAGAAAAAGTGGAAAGATATAAGGGACAAATAATGTCCAAGCCATTGAAAAGGCTAGATAGAGAGATTGAGAAGAGTGCAAGTTAG